Below is a genomic region from Candidatus Binatia bacterium.
CGGGCAGTGCCGGCCACCGGCTTTGCGATGACTGCAGAATGTTGGGCGCCGCGGTGAAGTAGCCCGCAGCAGAACGGGGGGCAACGGCTGGGGCGCCCTGTCTAATACCCTTCTCCGGCTTCTAAACCAAGAGAGACACGAAGTGCGTGCATGACATCCGCTCGCCGCGCCCTGCCTTCTTCGCTTTGGTCTCCTTCTAGCAGGACTAATAGCGCCTTTTCGATCGTCTGGATGTGCGTGCGAAACCACTCATCCTGATACAACTGCTGCCTGGGATCCATGGGCACCGGACTTCGTTTGCCCAGGTGACCCCCCTTTGCGAGCGTCAAGGTCTGACCCATTGGGGCCTACGCTCATAGTGGTCCTCTCCGCGCCCTTTGGCGCGTCGGCTATGGCACTTTTCGCGATTACCGCCGGATCTAAAAAGTGCTACGCTGGTCGCCTCACCTAATACGCTTTGACCGAAGTCCAGCGGCGGCCAATCCGCATTTTTGCGAGAGAAAGGCAGCCAACGTTGGATACACTGCTCCAAGCCCAGACCCGCCGAATCACGCTGCTCGTGAACGGCAATAACGTTCGCCGCCTCTTGAAGCTTGTGAAGTTCGATCTGCTCTTCGAGATCCAGAGGCTGTTCTGATGGAGTATAGGTCCTTGATGGAACGACGGGCTACGGAACAACTCGCTGACTTACTGCGCCGGTCTAAAGACAATGTTGCGGCTGCGCAAGACCTCCGCGAAGAGCAAGAAGGCGCGGCGACGGCGCGGTTTCTTGCCGCCCGCGACCGTCAGCGCCGTCTCTAAAGGTTCGCCTGCGGGATCCACGCCATGCTGCTGTGGGGCTCGAGAGTCTGCCGCTGCCCCGTGCTATAATCCCGCCATGGCAAGCTATACGTACCGCGTCGAGAAAGCTGCCGCGACCTTTGCGAGTTCGGCGCAAGAGAAAATGAACGAGGTTGCGGCGACCGGCTACCGCTGCATAAACGTGCAGCTTGTCGGGGACGACTTCTTTCTGTTCTTCGAAAGAGCGTCACACCCAGCGGATCGATAAGAACGCTACTCATCGGCCTCCGATTTCTGATGAAAAGCGCCGCGACGGCGGGCCGGGGGAAGACGGGTTAGTGCGGGTGCGTAAGCGCGTAAACGACCCAGCTAACGGCCCAAGCTCCACCTGCAAGGGCAACCACCCATGCCACCGTACGAGCCTCCCCTTCGAGGGCAAGCCTCTTCGCAGTTACCCGAAACGACAAGGCGATGATTAGCGACAACGCGAGCGCGAGGAGAAAGGCCGGCCACATCATGCAGCGGGTTTCTTGCGATTGGGACGGAACGCCGTGATCGGTCTGCTGCTGGGCGGCTAGCGCGGCGCTACGGTGACGCTGATCACGCCGTTGCCGTATGGCACGGCGAAGCTGCGCGCCGGCGTGCTCGCACCCGGCGGGAACGCGATGACGTTGCCCTCGTTCGATTCGAACTCATAGTTGCCGGCGAACAGTGTTCCGTCCGGCCCGTAATCGAGGCCGTCCGCGGCCAACACGCCGTTGGTCAGCGAGTGGGCCGGCCGGCCGTGGTCGCGCGGGAAGAAATCGATCGCGGAGTTGACCGACGCCACGAGCGCGTCTTTGGAATCGACCGTGGCGGCCCCGACCCAGCGATTCTTCGGCACGTGGAGGAACGTCAAGACCTTGCCCGCCTTCGAGCCGGCCGGAAACTCGACGACGTTCCACGCGTATCCGCCCGTGTTGTTCGGAACGAACACGTTCTGCCTGGCGTCGAGTGCGACGCCGACGGCGATGTTGATCGGCCCCTGCAAATCGCTCGACGGCTGCGTGCTGCCCAGCGGGAAGATCGCGACGTAACCGGCGGTCGAGCCGCCCTGCCCGCTGTGGCCCCGGCGCGGTTTCGCGAAGACGTAGCAGCTGATCGACGGCGCCATGCCGCAAACGTTCGACACGTACATGTTGCCGGCGCGGTCGAACGCGCCGCCCGACGGACCGTCGATGCCGCTCGAATACGTACGCAGCAGCTTGCGCAGACCCGGCGTATAGACGTTGACGTAGCCGCGTCCGTTCGATCCGGCGTTGACGACGGCGACGTACACGTTGCCCTTGCCGTCGTGCCACAGGCCGTTGGGATAGCCTTGCGCGATCGCCAGCGAACCGAGCGCCGACGTCTTCCTGCCGTACGCGTCGTAGTAGTAAACCGTGCCGGTGCCGGCATTCCAGTCGAGCGTTGCAGCGTATAGGATTTCGCGCGGAAGTCGAGCCGCGAGACCGGCGCCGCGAGACTGCGCGGTCTGCGCCGGCACAACGCCGTCCGGAGCAGCGCCGTGGCAGGCGGCGACGCCGATCGGTACGAGCGCGAGCGAAACTGCAAGCGTAAGGGACGGACGTGCGATGTTCATAGCGCACCAGTTTGCGTCGACGTCGCCCCGACCTTGCGTACCTTTGTGCCAAAAAAGTCCCACAACCGCACGGCGCGAGGGCCGGACATGCACGTACCTCAAAGCAGAATGGATGATTATCAAGACTTTGCGCTTTGCCACGCTTGCCTTGCTCGCCGGTCTCGGGGCCTGCTCCGGTTCGGCGGCGCCGCCCGCTCCGGCGGGGCCGCAAGTCGCGCCCGGACTCGTCCGCGTCGGCGCGACGGTCGTGCGCTTCGGCGGGCCGAGCAGCCGCGTTCAGACCAGCCCGGGCTGGATCGCTCCCGATAGGCACCATAAGAAGTCGCTGCTCTACGCCAGCTCCTACGACGGCGGCTACATCAACGTCTATCCTGAGAAAGGCAGCAATCAACAGCCGATCGGCAAGCTGACCACCGACTTGGTGAGCCCACAGGGCATGGTCGTCGATCAGCACCACCAGCTCTGGGTCGCCAACACCAACGCCTTCACCGTCGTCGCGTTCAAGCGCGGCGCGACCACGCCGTTCACGACGCTCAGCGATCCGAACTACTTCCCGATCTCGGTCGGCATCAATTCGCACGGAACCGTCTACGCGGCGAACGCCGAGTCCACGACGGGGCCGCCCGGCAACGTCAGCGTCTGGACGAAGGGTCACACAAGCCAGACCGGCACGCTGACCTATAGCGCCTTCAACATCGTGCTGGGCGTCGGCGTCGACCCGAGCGACAACGTCTACGTCTCGTACATCCCGAAGAGCGGGCCGCCCGCGATGGTCGAGTTTCCGGCGGGATCGACGACGGGCCAGCCCGTAGCGATCCAGGACGCGAACGTCGGCGACATGTCGTTCGATAAGAGCGCCAACATGCTGATGGAGACGCTGTCGAACACGATGGGCGTCTGGGCGCGGCCGTACACGAGCGGTCCCACGCGCACGATCCCGGCGTTCGGCAACGAGCCGACGCTCGACGCGCGGCAGCACACGGTGTGGATCGCCTACGCGAACTTCTCGCATCCGATGGTCGAGGGCTACGACTACACCACCGGCACGCAGACCGACGTGATCACCAACGGCTGGACCGTCAACAGCGCGATCCCGTACGGCGTTGCGCTCGATCCCTCGCTTGCGCCGTAGCGGAGACGGCGTGCCGCGTTTCACGCTCGTCGCCGTCGCCGTGTTCCTCGCCGCGTGCTCGGGCAATGCGGCGCCCTTTGACAGCCTCAGGGTGACAACGCCGGCGTGGTATCGCGAGGCGCCGGCGATCATCAAGAAGGGCGTCTACGTAGCGGAGTATTACACGAACGACATCCTCGGCTACGACTGGAACACGCGCGCAAATCTGCCGCCGATTTGCTCGCTGCCGGCAGCATTCGTCGTGGACGTAACGACCGACACGAACGGAAACCTGATCGATCCCGACGGCGGCAGCCGGACCGTCACGGTCTTCCGCGGTCCCGCAATGTGCGGCAGCAAGCTCGGCAGCTTCGCCGACGGCGCCGGGCAGCCGGCCGACGCAGCCACGCAGAACGCGGCGACCAACACGATCTACGTCGCGAACCTTCAGGCGACGGGCAAGCCGTACGGCGACGTGTCGGTCTGCTCGCTGAAAAGCGGCTGCGGCACCGTGCTTTCGAATCCCGCAATCGGCGGCCAGCTCTTCTCCGTCGCCGAGGACGCGCACGGCAACGTCTACGCGTCGGGCTACCGCAACCCGTCGGTCTCCGGCTACGGCGGCGGCTCTGCATTGATCGTTTGGAAGGGCGGCGCCGGCAAAGGCGCGACGATCGCGGCGTATCGCAACAAGACGCCGGGCGGCCTCGAGTTCGACAAGCTCGGAAATCTGCTCGCGCTCGACACGTTTGCGCGCTCGCTCTGGATCTATACCGGCTGTCCGAAGCGCTGCAGCGCGCACGGACCGTTCGCGCTCAAGGGCCGCTCCGTCTACGCCAAGCTCGACGCGAAGAACGCCCTGTTCGAGGCGGCGGATTTCGAGTACGGGCAGGTCGACGTCTACAGCTACGCCGGCACGCGCGGCGTCACGTATCTCTACAGCTTCAACGCCGGGATGACGCCGAGTGGAGACGTCGAGGGAATCGCGATCGACCCCGCCGGCTAGCGGCCGGCGATCCGCCCGAGCACAGCCTGCGCCTGCGCGAGCACGTACGGGCTCGAGAAGTAGCGCGCGCACTCGATCGATTCGTCGATCGCGGCGCGCGCCGCGCGGCGGTTTCCCTGCGCGAGAAACGCCTGCGCGCTGATGCGCTGCGCCAGCCCGAGAACGCGCGGGTGCCCCTCCGCGCGTGCGGCGTCGGCGGCGCGTGCGGCCTGCGCTCCCGCGTCGGCTACGCGCCCCATCCGTAGCAATGCGCCGGCGGCGAACCCGTGCGCCGAGAAGGTCTCGTAGCGATTGGTGGACACGCCGCCCGCGGATTGCGCCGCCGCGAGCGCGCGTCGCGGATCGCCGATCGCCAGCTCAACGTCGGCGGCGGAGAAGATGAGATACGAACGCAACCGCGCCGGCAGCGACCAGTCGATGTGGTCGACGAGGCGCCGGTAGGCGCTGCGGTCGTGCGCGCTGCGCGAATGCATCCAGCGCGTGAGCGCGAGCTGATGCTCGGCGTAGAGCGCGCGTCCGCCCAGACCCGCTTCGCGCGCGAGCGACGCGGCGCGCGCAAATAGGGCTTCGCTGCGCAGCGGGTCCTCTGCGTTAAAGTCGGCGAGCTCGGCGCGCAGCGCGAGCACGTCGACCGCGACCTCGGGCGCGCGCAGCGCGAGCGCATTCTCGTTGAGCGTCTGCACGAGCTGCACGGCGTGCGCCGCCTCGCCGCAGCGCAGTGCCGCGGCGGCACGCGTCAGCGTCTCGCGCGGACCGCCCCTACCCGCTCCCGTCACCGCGGCCGGCCCCTTCGCGAACCAGCGCAGCGTGAGCTCGGCCGCAGCGATCGAGTCGCGCAGTTCTGCGCGCCGCTCGTCGGAGAGCGGCGAGAATTCGAGCACCGACTGCGCGCCGCTCAGACGTGTTTGCGCCCGGTCGAGGCGGTGCGTCCAGGCGTCGATTTGTGCGAGCCGTGTGAGCGCGTCGCAGCGCAGCGCGGTATCCGCGCCGCTGCGTACGACGTCGTCGAGCATCGCGGCCGCGCTCGCGCTCTCGCCGGAATCTGCGAGGCTCGTGGCGCGCTCGACGACCCGCTGCGCGAATCCGTCGTCGACGCCGACGACGGCCGGGGCGAAACCCGCGTAGCGATAGGCCGCGACGAAACGATCGTGGGCCGCGCGCCGCTCGCGATGAAACTGGCGCGTCGAGAGGGCGAGGTCCGCGGCCACGCGCCGCGGGTCGTGGCGCTCGACGTCGACGCGTAGCAGGATCGCCGCGTGGCGCGCGTTCAACTCGCGCAGCGCCGCATTGACACGAGCCTCGATCGCGCGCAGCGCGTCGCGGGCGAGCGGATTGCGTTTTAGCTCGCGCGCGTCGCCCAGACTGCGCAAGAGGTGGCGCGTGGCGCAGTAATCCGAGCGCGCCGGATCGGACCGGGCCATCGCCGCACGGTTAGGCGGCGCGCGGGCTAGGCCTTTTTAGCCGCTACGGACCGTACTTGGCCGCTGGGCTGAGCGAGACGCCCCACGCCGACTGCAGCCCGCTCGAGATCGTTCCGAACTGCGTGCCGGTCGCGTAGTCGTAGATCTCGACCTGGTCGTTGAGGTAGTCGGCAACGTAGAGCTTCTTCTCGCGCTTGTCTAGCGCGAACTTGACCGGATCGCCGCCGGGCACGGAGATCGTCCGCGACGGCTTCGTCGCGTGCGGCGGATAGACGTTGATCACGTGGTTGGTCTGATCGCCGAGCACCAGATCGCCCGCCAAGTCGATAGTCAGGCCCGCGCTCTGACCCTCCGCGATGCCCTGATCGACGCAGACTGCCCGCATGCGCGCGCACTTGCTCACGTGACCGACGAACGGAGAGTTTTCGTTCCACGCGGCGTACAGGTGGCGCAACTTGTCGAACGCGAGGCCCTCGGGATAGGTGAGCAGCGTGATCGTGACGCTCGGCGACGAGCTGCCCGCCGGAAACTCGAGGATCTCTTGCTGCGCGAACTCGCCGACCGCGACGTCGCCGGCCGAATCCGCCGCGACGCTGATCGGCCCGTTGATATTTGTCGAGAGCGTGACGCTGGGCGTCGTCGAGCCAGCCGGATACTCGGTGACGGTGCTGTTTCCATGATTCGCGACGTAGAGCGTGCCTTTTTCGTCGACGAAGTTTCCGAGTGGAGCGGAGATGCCGTCGGTGATCTGACCGATCGGCGACGGGTTGTTCTTCCCCGCCGGGTAGATCTCGATCGCGTTCGCGGTGTTGTCGGACACGTAGACGAGCTTCTGCGTTAGCGTAGCCGGCGAGAGCCAGCCGTACCGCGCGGCCGACAGCGCAGGCAGTGCGGCCGGCGACGCCGGCGACGACTGCGATCCGGACCCGCCGGCACACCCGGCCAGCGCAGCGGCGGCTAGAGCGATGAGTGCACCGATGGCGCGACGATTCTGCTGCATGATTCGGGCGTGTTCGCGCGGCCGCCGCCGGCCTCATATGCCGCGCGGAGCGACGCCGCGAAAATGGCAAAAAGGAACTACCAGCGAGCGACGAGCGCAGCGCACGCTCGCTGCAGCAGTTTCGGTATCTCCTTCGGCGAGCGGTGCGCCTCCGCGAGCGCGTCGTACGTCTCGAAGCTCGCCAACACGTGCAGCACGTCGACGAGCGCGGCAGCATCGCGGCCGGGGCGCGTGCGGCCCACGATCTCGGCGAGACCCTCGCGCCGCCAGCCGCCGCGCTCGCGCAACGCGCGATCGACCTCGGGATCGAGCGCGGCGAACGCGTTAAGCCGCCGCACGATGGGGCGCTGCGTCTTCCAGAGGCGGCAGAACACGTCGACGAGTTTGTCGAGCGCGCGTGCCGGATCGGGCTCGGCGAACGCCTTGCGCAGCTCGCGCATGTTGGCGCGCGCGGCGAAATCGTCGAAGAGCGCCTCGAGCAGCTTCGCCTTCGACTTGAACTGATAGTAGACGGTCATGCGGGCGACGTTGGCGCGCTCCGCGACCGCGTCGATGCTGAACGCGGAGGCCTTCGGATCCGCCAGCAGCTCGCGCGCGGCGGCGATAATCCGCGAGCGCGTGGCCGCGGTCGCCGCTTTGCGGCGGGGGCCGGCCTGGTAAGGACGCGGGCTCATTGAAGAGCCCCTTTCGTCGCGCCCGGCTGGTTGACATTTTTAATCATATGGTCTAAATAAATAGACCATGGAACGCGTAGCACTCGTTACCGGCGCGAGCCGGGGAATCGGCGCCGCAGCGGCGTGCGCCTTCGCGCGGGCCGGCTATTCCGTCGCGCTCGCTGCTCGCTCCGAAGACTCGCTGCGCCGCGTGGCGGCCGGGATCGAGGCCGAGGGCGGCCGCGCGCTGCCGATCGCGACCGATGTCACGGACGAGGCTTCGGTCCAGCGTATGGTGACACGGACGGTCGAGGAGTTCGGCGGACTCGACGCGGCCTTCAACAACGCCGGCGGCGGCACGCCGCCCGCACCGCTGGCCGACATCGACCCCGGCCGATTTCAGGATGCCGTGAAGGCGAATCTGTTCGGCACGTATCTGTGCATGCGTTCGGAGATTCTCGCGATGCGTTCGCGCGGCGCGGGCGCCATCGTGAACATGTCGTCGACGGCCGGATTACAAGGCGTGGCAGGACTCGGCCCGTACTGCGCCAGCAAACACGCGATCGTGGGGCTCACGAAAGCAGCCGCGCTCGACTATGCGGCGTCGGGAATTCGCGCGAACGTCGTCGCGCCCGGGCCGATCGGAACCGAACGCATCCCGGAGCAGGAGCGTAAGCGCATCGGCGAGTTCGTGCCGGTCAAACGGGTCGGTACGCCCGACGAGGTGGCGCAACTCGTCGTGTGGCTGTGTTCGGCCGAATCGGCGTTCATCACGGGCGCCGTGGTGCCGATCGACGGAGGGCGCATGGCGGGCACGCCGTCGTTCGCGATCTCGCCATGATGTGGTTTCCGCCAATGGTCGCGGCGCACGTCATCCTGACGACCTTGGGTTACGCCGGCCTTATCGTCGGCAACGCCTGGCTCGCCGCGCTCTGCCGCAACGCCGACGGCGCCACCGTGCTCGCCGGCGTAAAAGTCTGGCGACGGCTCGTGCGCGTGTTCGGCCCGCTGCTCGGACTCGGCGTGCTGGTCGGCTTCGCGCTCGCGCTGAAGATGGGCACGCCGCTGATCGCCGGCTGGCTCGTGATCACCTACGCGCTGATCGTCGTCGCGCTGGGCGCGCAGGCCGCGCTGATGGTGCCGTGGCAGGTCCGCGCCGAAGCAACGATCGCGAGCGGCGCGCCGCTCTCAACGCGCCCGATCGTCGCGACGGTTTGGATCTTCAGCATCGCGTACGTCGGGATTCTGACGCTGATGCTCTGGCGGCCCTAGGCTCCTAGGATTCGGACAGAAGGTTCGCGATGGCGTTCGTCAGCTCGACGAACGCATACCGATAGCCGCCGTAGGCGTAGGCGTTCGTGTTGACGAGGAACGAGAAGTTGACCCCGTTCGAGAGCTGCTCTGCGAAGGTGTTGGCGCCGGGCATCTCGCCCTCGCGCGCCCACGACTGGCCCCGCGGAGGCGGCGTGCCGACGCCCCAGATGATGTAGCGGTTCATCAGCGCGAGCATCGAGTCCGCGCTCGTCGCGAGTCCGCCGGCGCCCTCGGCGACCTCGTTGATCAGGCCGTCGCCCGAATACGGCCAGCCCCAGAGTTTCCTCGACGTGATGTACACGGCCGAACCGCCGAAGTACGGGTTGTAGTAATGCGCCACCTCGTCAGGCAGCCGCGCGCCGACGGTGGGCGAGATCTGGACGTTATCCGTGCCGAGTTCCTTGTCGAGCACGTTGGTCACGTACTCCTGGTAGCTCATACCCGACGCTTTGGCCACGACCATGCCCAGTACGGTGTAGCAGAAGTTACAGTATGCGTACGTCGTGCCCGGCTTCTGCTGCAGCGGCTGGTGCAGCTGATAGCGCACGTATTCCACCTGCGTGATCGGCCGCGTGAGGCCAAGCGCCTTCGCCGTCTTGCGCATCGAGAACGTGGGGTCGTAGTGCGAGATCGCGTCGTCCCAGCCGGACTTGTGCTGGATCATGTCTTCGATCGTGATGTCGTAGACGCGCGGATCGACGCGCGCACCCCGGGGCAGAGGCTTGGTAATGCCGAGATAGGTGAAAACCTTCTCGTTCGGCCGTATTTTCTTGGCGGTCAGCAGGTCGTAGAGGGCGGCGCTCGTCCAGGCCTTCGTGAG
It encodes:
- a CDS encoding helix-turn-helix domain-containing protein, translating into MSPRPYQAGPRRKAATAATRSRIIAAARELLADPKASAFSIDAVAERANVARMTVYYQFKSKAKLLEALFDDFAARANMRELRKAFAEPDPARALDKLVDVFCRLWKTQRPIVRRLNAFAALDPEVDRALRERGGWRREGLAEIVGRTRPGRDAAALVDVLHVLASFETYDALAEAHRSPKEIPKLLQRACAALVARW
- a CDS encoding SDR family NAD(P)-dependent oxidoreductase produces the protein MERVALVTGASRGIGAAAACAFARAGYSVALAARSEDSLRRVAAGIEAEGGRALPIATDVTDEASVQRMVTRTVEEFGGLDAAFNNAGGGTPPAPLADIDPGRFQDAVKANLFGTYLCMRSEILAMRSRGAGAIVNMSSTAGLQGVAGLGPYCASKHAIVGLTKAAALDYAASGIRANVVAPGPIGTERIPEQERKRIGEFVPVKRVGTPDEVAQLVVWLCSAESAFITGAVVPIDGGRMAGTPSFAISP
- a CDS encoding serine hydrolase domain-containing protein, with amino-acid sequence MNVRGALFGGIMACVVACGQRGGGGLPFAAAPPTDGAGYADAQQKIAVRGIGRDPRIDQLVAAFMEQNAVPNAELAVSKGGTVIFSHAYTYRGLAKSTTTRATIIRLASLTKAWTSAALYDLLTAKKIRPNEKVFTYLGITKPLPRGARVDPRVYDITIEDMIQHKSGWDDAISHYDPTFSMRKTAKALGLTRPITQVEYVRYQLHQPLQQKPGTTYAYCNFCYTVLGMVVAKASGMSYQEYVTNVLDKELGTDNVQISPTVGARLPDEVAHYYNPYFGGSAVYITSRKLWGWPYSGDGLINEVAEGAGGLATSADSMLALMNRYIIWGVGTPPPRGQSWAREGEMPGANTFAEQLSNGVNFSFLVNTNAYAYGGYRYAFVELTNAIANLLSES